One Triticum dicoccoides isolate Atlit2015 ecotype Zavitan chromosome 3B, WEW_v2.0, whole genome shotgun sequence genomic window, ACTGTTCTTGTGAAAAGCCTTCCATTGGCGGAAGCACTTTCCGGTGAGGGTCAAAGAAGAATTTGGATGTGGACCAGGTGCTTGAGATGCAGTGGTATGCCCACACCGAGGGTTATAATATCTTCCTCTGCACGCAACCTCTCGTTTGCGAAGTTTTTGGAACTCAGTTTCTCAACACATTCTTCTGCTAAGAAGCTGTCAACATGTGGGCATTTGCTGCACAGGGACTGCCTACGTTTCTTTGGGTAAATTTTAGCAGGATGTTCCTACGTAAACATAGAAGTTCATTTCCAAAATGATATCACTAAAAATTTCTTCCTCTTGCAGGTTGGGATCGAAAGTTGCTGTGTTCAGATACTCATCTATTGAAATATATTCCGCTACTAAGCCACCAATGACTTTGCAGTTCCATAACCCAAACAGAAAAGATTGGCTCGATGTTGAAGTTCAGAGTGTGCGTTTCTACAAATATTTTGCTGCAGCCGTACATTTTTATTTAGCTAAATCATTCCTCATCTTAACATACTTCTATGCTTGAAGGTCCTTGTTGAATGGAAGCTACTTTTCTCTCAAATTGAAAACACAATACAAGGCTTGAAATCAAGATACTCTGGTGAAGCCATGGGGAAGAACACAAACAGTTCAGCATATGAGGGAATATTTTTGGAAGTCAGTAGTATGCTTGCACAAGAAAGGAATGAACTTGAGGTAAGCCTATTTTTTTCTCTAGGTTGATTCTTCTCCTGACCCAAGGGTTGAGTTTTTGACATGTTAATATATCTTCTATATACTAGGTTTCTCTGAAGGCATTTGACCACATTGCAAGGCCTGAGACTTGTGCTCACGAGATTCTTAGCTTGAACTGGCTGTATCAGCAACTTCTTCTTGGATTCTATGTTTGGGATGTCCGTTTGTATCATCTTCTTCAGTACATTAAACTTGATGGCGCATCTTCACACAATTCTAACCACAAAAGCATACCGGAGAATGAGCTGAGTTCTAAAAATATTTCCATACCCATACATGGGGACGCACTATCTGTCCTGAATATTGGAGTGGAAAGACTGGGAGCAACTATAAATTCTTCTGACGATTTTGACAATTCTCGTGGTGGCATAATTTCAGAGAAGGATCAGCTTACTGAGAAATCACCAATTAAAGAGCTTGGGTCTTCTCCAGGTGAGGTTGATGAAAATGggtcacatcaaaatgtgttaccagTTAAGAATGATGAACACCCTGCACCAGCCAGAGGAAATGAAATTTACCCTGTTGCCATGCCAAGTAAACATTTGCCTGTATTACAAAACTTATTGGATTTCATGAGTGATGACACCAGAGAATGGGTCTGGAATAAGTTGAGTCACTTGGAAATGGAATACAAGAAAGAAATTGAAACTGGTGATTTGAATAAGTTCCATCTCATCAACAAATACACCCCAACTTCTTCATCACTGACACAACTCAAATGTCAAATGAATTTGATGCATTTTGTAGCTGGCCCCTGTGGTAATATTTTGTCAATTGTTGATGAAGAGATATCTAGCATCATTGCTTATGCACTGGCTATATCTGAAGAGCAAGGAATTTATTCTGAAGCTGCATTTGAAAAGGATGAACTTTTATCTAAAAGAAAGCTTGATAAGGTTGCACCTAGCAACTTGGCCAGAGGTACCTCTATGCAGTCATCAGTTATCTCTTCGAAGGAGTCTTTAGAAAAGGATCATAGCCTATTAAACAATACATCGTCATTATCATATGAGGAATCAACATCTGGATTTTATGATTCATTTCTGTCAGCATTAAAAGATATGCATCCTGAAATTTGTCTGAATAGTGAAAAGCTAGGTTTGAAGAGCAAATACACTGTGGTTTCTGTATATGCAAGGCAATTCTATGAGCTTCGGAAGATATGTTGCCCATCCGAGCTTGTGTATATTTCATCCATAAGCCGTTGTAAACTATGGAATGCACAAGGTGGTAAGAGCAATGCTTTTTTTGCGAAATCAATGGATGACAGATTTATCATAAAAGAAATCAAGAAAACAGAGTTTGACTCGTTCTTAAAGTTTGGTCTTGAATATTTCAAGCATTTTAGTGAATCTCAGGTCTCAAGTAACCCTACTTGCCTTGCAAAAATTCTGGGAATATATCAGGTACAGAATGCATTTTCTGCAAAGCTCTACCCTGTTAATGCTTGCACTATTAATTGTTTATGTTCTAATTATCTCTAACCACTATTGTAGGTCAAGGAAATTAGGAATGGCAAGGAGGCAAGGACTAGTTTCATGATTATGGAGAATCTTTTATTTGGCCGTAACATACTGCGTAGATATGATCTGAAGGGTGCTCTTTTCTCACGATATGTTGCTGATTCAACAAATCCAGAAAGTGTACTGTTGGATCAAAATTTTATTGAAGACATGCGTACCATGCCTATCTACATTAAAGGAAAAACCAAAAACTTCATGGAACGTGCTCTTTGGAATGATACATCCTTTCTATGTGTAAGTATGCCTATATTGCCGCAAAGTCGAGTTCATATGCATTTGGGCGTATGTCCATTACGTTGCCTGTGAAGCTCATAAGTTGTGTTTCTTGTGTTTCCAGAACATGAATGTCATGGATTACTCCTTGTTTGTTGGAGTGGACAAACAGAAGAAGGAACTTGTATTCGGGATAATAGATTACTTGAGGCAATATACCTGGGACAAACAACTGGAGTCGTGGGTGAAGACATCGCTTGTGGTCCCCAAGAATCTATCTCCAACAGTAATCTCTCCAAAGGAGTACAAATTAAGATTCAGGGCATTTATGTCTCAGTACTTCAAATCAGTTCCAGATGGTTGAGCCTCGAGGCGTGATCATTTGTGATGTTGGTGCCTGAACTTATCTTGAACTCTTGAGTATGATCCATGCTGCCATGGTCCTTGTCTTGCTGGAAAATATGGTTGAGTCCATGTTTAGCATGCCAACAGAGTCTTATATATGTGTTCAGTGTTTAGTTTCGTTATGTTCATATTTGTGGTGTGTGTATGATTGTCGATATTGCTTCTCGGCTGGTGTACATAGCATTAGGACTTGAGATACCCGCAAAAAGGTCAATGAATGGTGATTGGCATGCACATACCCAAAGAAATGATCTTTGTTGATGATCCTAGGGTGGAACATGTGtaatcaaattttgaaattgggAATAGATGCTGGTAATAAAACTGTTGAAAATGACTCTCAGAATGCGCAGGGGAGCCGCGCATCTTTCCATAGTGTGAAAGTTTGAGGCTTCTATGTTTTACTTACTTTGTTTAAGCAATGACCGGTAATTTGTGTCTATGAATTTCCATTAGTAGGTCGAGCCTTCTTTTACTACTAATGTTAACGTTTTTAAAATGTTTTCAGCCATTTATTAAACAATACTAGTACTCTATATCATTGCTTCAACAATCCGTTAATTGCTAGAAGATGGTTTGGTTATTAGATGTGTGTAGCCCATATGTACACGAGATTGTTTCTATTAGGTGAACTATGGCGTGCATTAGCGAACCTGAACCATTTCAATTAAACAAAAAGAATGAGGATATAATGCAACAATTACGAATCATAGTAGAAGACACTTGCACCAGAAAGAACAAGGGAAACCGATACAAAATCGGAAAGTGAGCAACGTCTAGACTACGACCAGTGGAGGCAGGATTTGCAAAATCTGAGTGTTGGAGGGGGCGGCTAGAGTAAAAAGTATATAGTCTGCCTGTTCATATTGGAATTAGGCGTCTTGCCGTCGAGACGCCTCCAGACTACACAAAAGAAACACCTCCATGTTTGCCCAACGGCCACTCTATACCTTAAGCCAGGATTGTCAGTGGCACCGTTCAGACTAGCCATAGtgagagtaacttcagcagtaacattgagtccaactcagcaaatttgcttatgtggcaatgagttaatgaggagagaggtagtttgagtaacttagctagttactgtaacatcacatgtcccaatgcaatatgagtctataacctaataaatgaagctctgCATGACACCGCAATTATGTTACTATCCACTatcaaggtagtaacatagtctagggatatgtgtatgttactagggtATGTTACTCTTCATTGTGGAGTATCACACACCACCGAGATCACATCGCGACATCAGGGGTGATGCCACCGAAGAGCAATGTTCCATCAAGATGATAGATCTGGACCTCAAACTCGACAACCATGACCATATGAGCACTATGCAAAAGGAGGAGAATGCCATACACTATTGAAATGAAATGGCGAACAGTCGGAACAAGGTGGATAGAGTACTTAGGGAATATCCAACGATATACATGAAAACATACACACCAAATGTGTGTGGACACGTTCGGACATGTCCCCGGATGGCTTTAGGGGAGCCGACCATCCAACCCGGTGCGTcaaataaaaactggcatgacattTTTATTAGTATTGGGATTTTTTGCATAGCAAAAGTTAAGGGTTTAAACCCACCCTAGTCTAAATCTTCACCGGCCATGGCACGTCCAGGTCCCACGTCCTTTTACATAAATAGAaatattatggtcaagtcttacacatCAATGCCTCACGAGCGAAACTCCAAATGAAAAAGCGACAGAAACTCCAACGATAACGGGAGCCCTAGCCATCATGCTTTAtccctacatgcattctgactgggagGTGTCCTAATTCGCAGGGGCGTCGTCAACAAACTCATCCTCTAGAAATAAATCCTCCACGCCTGACCAAGTTAATAGCCAGGGACAACAATGTtagatgagtactttgaatgtactcgcaagtaaCCCAAAAAAGAGTGATAACAAAATATTCATGCGGGCAGGGATTAATACAAAGAAAGGGTGCTTCTATACTATATTTCATTATCTGCGGAAAGCAATATTTGGACACGTGTGATCCTACCGATTTTGCAAAACATTTTTAAAGCATCTAAATATGATCCTATGGGTCATTGTTCTTACTCTGAATCCAACCAATAATATATATTCATGATTCACCATAATCCAAATTCCCAGTTCATACTATCATCAAAAACCAATATCCTCATAATAAAATTCCATATAGGTCATTATCCCGGGACAAGATCCACGTTTAAATGGCCATTCCACAGTGCATCACGCCGAAAGTACCACCTGCCATGAGTTTTTAAACCCAAAACACCCCACAAGTTTAGCGCGGCCTCACTAGCCGTCCTTGACCAtggtcacggctattcgaatagttataCACTTTGCAGAAGTTGTatactttacccacaagattcgaAATGCTTATTGTGTTAGCCATGGCTTGACATACATTAGGATTGataagtatgtctagaagggggtgAATAGACTACTAAGATCAAGAAAGGATTGTTTTCCCAAATTTAAGTTCTTGCCAGATTAAACTTTTCTAACAATTATAGGAGCACCCTACACATGCATATTACTCATATAAAGAATGTTGGAGTATCCGCTTCCTGGGAGTCTTCGTGGGTTAGAGTGCCTCTGCGCCGACCGTTTTGTGCACGCATAGTGCGGCTGACTCCCTGGGGTCCTTCATGTTGTCCAATCTGTTCGGACAAGCGCACCCGGGCGGCGTGCCTCGGAGGTCCATGACGGGTGACGGGGTCCTAAACCCGGGGTACCTAACGTAAGGGAGCCTGGCCTCGACCTTACCTGGGCCCACTAGGCCCAAGGAGCATCAAGAAACCCTAAGAAGGCGAAGAAGGAGGGCGTGTTCCCCAAGATAGAGGGCAGTGACCTTATTGATCTAATCTCCCCCCTGTGTAAACCCTAGACCTCTCATGTCTATATAAAGGGAGGCCTAGGTCCTCATTAGGGATCCAATCTAAAACTCAACTCTCGGTAGACATCTCCAACACCATTGTAATCCTATGCACAAGGTATCCCCGCACCAAGAATAACAAGACAAAGCAGGATGCGGGGTATTACTCtcagaggcccgaacctgggtaaatcatgcGTGTAGACCCTGTATCAGTACTTCCGGTCTCTTCATGAACCCTACCGAGGGATCTGACAAGAATTTGCTCCGTCAAGGGTGGACCCGCAGGCGTGGGCAAGGCCACCATCATGTGGTTTTTTTGGTCGCACCTGCGTGCGTCCTCTAGCACACTGCCCGCGTGTGACAGGGAGGTTGGGTCTGCCTGTCCGCGCCTTCAGCCCCATCGGCCTAGTTCGATCATGACAAGCGGGCCGTACATCATGCCCGCGTATGTTGAATCGCGTGTGGGTCGGCCTACACCGGGTTGGTTCGCTCGCGCCAGCCAGGTCTTGCATCGCACCTACTCGTGCATGGGTCCAGCCTGTCAAGACTGTGTGCCCCGTGTTGGGTTGGTTCGCTCGCGCCAACCGTGTCCTGTGTCGCGTCTACAGAGCCGGCTCACGCGTGGGGCCATCCTGTTAGGCTATTCGGTTGGGCCTGTCGGGTGCACACGGGTAGCTTGGAAAAcctacacacagtaggacaggcccCACGGACGGCCTCACCTATGGGCTTTTTGGGATTTTCCTTAAGGCAGTGGAGTTTGGTGGCTGCATAAAAGGACACCCTCCCGATGTCCGACAACCTCAACTTATTTTCCTATCTCCCTCACCTAATCCCTTCGTAACTCTCTCTTCGCATGCTGCAGCCGGCAAGAGAGGGGCAGAAGAAGATGGGAGCTCGATGGCGGGGTGGATTTTGTGGCAGTGATATGTACGCATCAGAGGATGGCCCGCGGGGAGAGCCTGATGTGTTGCCGGTGAGGTCCCTCTTTCCATCTTTcatataccgaaaaaggctttcgccccgctttataaataaagcaaaccgccaggAGCACACATACACGGACTAGTCCAGAACACACACACCCAAGCCACACAACAAGAAGTacaaaggttctgctgagggcacaactcaacaagcccagAAACATAAAAAAGGAAGTCGAAGAACATGTACGGTGTCTAATCTGGCTCCGGAGGTGGCAGAGGGGGCGGCGGCGACAGTCGGACGACCATCGAGCgaaggtcggcgatgaaggcggagatggcgtcTCGGTCCTGTGGGCGGCTAAGCAGCCAccaaagctgcaagtaaccagacAATTCGAAGAGAGAGTCAGTAGCCCGTCGAAGAGGGTTGCCTGAATCACAAGTTTATTGCGGATCGTCCAGAGGGTCCAAGCGAGTgccccaatctcaagccacctaatgtggcgagagggCAGGGGGAGTTCTGGAGTTCGGCGAATAGGTCGGGGAAGTTGGTGTAGCACCAATTACCACCCACCACCTCTTTAAAGCAGCTCCACACGAATTGAGCGGACACACAAGATAAGAAGATGTGATTCGAATCTTCGGGGGTACCATATAGCGGGCAAAGGCCGGTACTAGGGCGTTGCGCTTGCGAACCTCCACCCCGGATGGGATCCATCCGtggatccattgccacatgaagatccaAATTTTCAATGGCATGCAGATGGACCACATGGccgggaggggggaggggcggtGGAGGGGGCAATGTCCTGATAGAGGAACTTGGTGGAGAATTGACCTGATGGCTCAAGACACCACCGAACCTCATTCGGGCCAGCATCCACTACCGGCTCGTGGAGAGCGACGCAATCAAGCAGCTCCTGCCAGGCGGCAGCTTCCGGAGGCCCAAATGACCTCCGGAAagcaaggcgccctaagtcaataagggccctctCAACTAAGATCGAAGGGTTGACGATGACAGAGAAGAGGTCGGGAAGCAAGCAGCGAAGGGGGTATCTCCCACCCACCGGTCAAACCAGAACAAAGTCGCAGCTCCCGATCCGACCGAGATAGAAGTCCCAATGCGGAGGACAGGGAGGAGTTGGCTGACTGACTGCCAGAACTGGGAACCGCCGGACCTTTGACAGAAGGTCAGGGGTTGCCCACACAGGTACTTGATCCGGATGATGTCTAACCAAAGGCCGTCATGCCCTTGAAAAATGCGCCAGAGCCAGCGGGATAGGAGGGCAATATTCATGCGCTTAGAGCACATGATACCGAGGCCTCCTTGTTCCTGAGGCTTGCAGATGTCTGGCCAGCTAACCATATTGTTGGGGATATaaatattgggtatgacccgcccaggaggggtcgggtcatgccactggcggttcataatgaagaggcccaagaagatgttgaagatggcggttcatgaagcaagcttacttaaggcccaagacccggaggagacttgaggcccacgggcgtaaccgccatatgtttaacttgtacgttaaggaaagtttagttctgtcaccaagccggacacattgtgtatgagccggcggagactctgtaagccgccgggcatcagcCTATGTATATGAAGGGTGACCCGACGGTGGGTTAAGGACAGGAAACAGTAGgtcaagaactaggtcaagcgtattcgctccttggGAACGTGGCTTCTTTTCGCCTTTGGATTGAAATACCCCCTAATTCTAGACCGGGCCCATCGGTGAATtcggtttggcggttcaagtaGTGAAATTATCTGAACAATTCTACAGTGGGATCTTGTTCAAGGTACACCtcacaaaatacttgaaagttgcaaatattggagaCAGAGTTtggcccaatatcttgaggatggagttgaaaaAAGTGAAGCACGTCTCGGAAGAATTTTGAGTCGGGAGGGCTAAAACCCTGGAGCATATGATTAGTGAAATCAATTACTTCGCCTTATTTGGGTCGAGGTGTATTTTCTATGCCAGGAACCCTCCAATGGATGACATCTTTGGGTGCTAAGACGCCAGTCAGAACAAAGTCATTCAACGTTTCTTCGGTAACCCGGGAAACTACCCAATTGCAGGAGGTGTATGTCTTTGGCATGTTTGAAAAGGAAGATATAAAAGGGAAAGGTTGCCGGTTTAAGAATATATTATTAAGCCAGTTATTGATGCAGAGACGAAATACTATAAAGGATCAATATGTTAAGCGGGAGGGTGACATTCAATTATGAAATAACTATTGgcggcttaagaggggactaatggtatctgGCGGGTTACGGTTTATAAAGTTAAGCCGCCTGCACAGCTATCAATTTTCAGATCTGTGAGTGAAATTtgctaagtgttggacaaacaACTTTCATAGATCGATGCTACAATTTTGGATCCACGGCAGTTCAAAAAATTAAGGAAATTTCTAAACCTAAGTTGTGGCAGCAGGGAAGTTCATGTGCTTAGATGGGATCTCTCACggagaggaagcgttcaagtgtcAAAAATGAGCACTACAACAGATGCCGCGCAAGATGTGCATTAAAACTTGGATCAAAATTACCAGAAACAGTGAAGAACAGAGAGGAGCGGAGATGAACTCTGACGAACTCGCAAAAACCCTAAAGGGATCTATAGTGAGAGAAGGAAAAAGCTTACCGGGGATGTTGAAACAACAGAGGCGCGCAGACGAGTTCTGGTCCGTTCACGTTGATGCATCGGCCACAGGTGAGGAAGTgacgaaggtcgacggcggcggtggagctcgggcCCTGGAAGCAtcgtgaggaagaagatgaagatgaggaggtgttcgtacacgaacacgtcaccgtgtatcttcgatgccgggggtgatgcactgcAGCTCACGTCGAACGAGACCCGTCCAGAAGCGCCGTACGCAAGACAATCctgcgggcgcttttgtagacacgaaaccccacacgcccgggagggaccccgtcagggcgcacggaggctatgggctaccctaggtcgacctgatcgtccCTAGGGCCTCGATGtttgccgccctgcaacaagaagaatagacgaagaacgaggaagaagaagaactagggttaaggagaaaagataaaagataaaaagtggtagatgatttgatcgattgtgtgttgttcaatcgaccgtcaccccttagatatataagaggcggctgaacttcccgtgcaaggaaaggcTTCAATTCTtgtccaaaaccctagtccaacTCGGATTGGGTTTgtctgaactttccaaaactgttcggtttaaactggctgcggcTTGCGGGTAATGTTTTATGTGGTAAACGACCTCAGATGAAAACAAGCCCAAAAGAAATCTTGACCATtttgacgagacgaacaactttcatgttgaacattattTTATAGAGCTCATCTTGAGGGTCGAATCGCTCGCGCAAAATAGTCTatt contains:
- the LOC119277774 gene encoding putative 1-phosphatidylinositol-3-phosphate 5-kinase FAB1D isoform X2 yields the protein MSKMCHAVDSEEATMDGENNVLTCSDSCWYKCSHGIDSSVTNGEMEWLSMQTSSCGTPYNTPYGSPRFSRGSSSSSFASCFSSFGGSLMDTDSEEEIELLDTGQLHPDIFVSDEFMEQGEENLVKEEECEPSHTTVFSGGANIPIPPDQNILSSQTQLETDQGATKESFDAGTQYGEEVTSLPMPGGEIVPLNEQVMDQVDSNKENTIVYNNILNAESGMKADADSENGINCLYPLVLPSFETDPFIWLPPDPANKEEDVDTLANPDDDSDNDTKWGQSSLNPSFDEEGSNNSREDQLQKAMSEVMNGQFKILVSRFLAAEGFSLSDGATDNIWLDIVASLSWRAALLVKPDANMGNAMDPGLYVKVKCIASGSCQQSEVINGLVFKKTAAHKQMRANIKHPKLLILKGDIGQFSTGLSSMNSMKQESEQLEKTLSDMIGKCRPDVILVEKAVSRNVNEYVQKQGVTLVSDMNIHRLERIALCTGSPIISLQDVRTKTNLIKQCESVNFKKIVEEHNLTAEDGRRSSKTFLFLEGFPKPMGCTILLKGSTSETLKKIKRVLHFTVFAAYHLILETSFFTDQRSFITEKNASRKEDCLKIDSQLHFPGRTSDEQYANMEELADTKNSMSQHLHDSDITNSSDSNSQCIQSSRPDPEPSTDIIGDISYISSAESTSGDGFDGSNIAAAPEKLNTHKKEASGKKFKETFDDETHTGTRISLNPQTILISMSSQNIRNKAVCEQSHLSRITYYGNCDTSLGMHLQDTLLNEKHNCLSCGEPPEAHMYSYTHHDGTLTVLVKSLPLAEALSGEGQRRIWMWTRCLRCSGMPTPRVIISSSARNLSFAKFLELSFSTHSSAKKLSTCGHLLHRDCLRFFGLGSKVAVFRYSSIEIYSATKPPMTLQFHNPNRKDWLDVEVQSVLVEWKLLFSQIENTIQGLKSRYSGEAMGKNTNSSAYEGIFLEVSSMLAQERNELEVSLKAFDHIARPETCAHEILSLNWLYQQLLLGFYVWDVRLYHLLQYIKLDGASSHNSNHKSIPENELSSKNISIPIHGDALSVLNIGVERLGATINSSDDFDNSRGGIISEKDQLTEKSPIKELGSSPGEVDENGSHQNVLPVKNDEHPAPARGNEIYPVAMPSKHLPVLQNLLDFMSDDTREWVWNKLSHLEMEYKKEIETGDLNKFHLINKYTPTSSSLTQLKCQMNLMHFVAGPCGNILSIVDEEISSIIAYALAISEEQGIYSEAAFEKDELLSKRKLDKVAPSNLARGTSMQSSVISSKESLEKDHSLLNNTSSLSYEESTSGFYDSFLSALKDMHPEICLNSEKLGLKSKYTVVSVYARQFYELRKICCPSELVYISSISRCKLWNAQGGKSNAFFAKSMDDRFIIKEIKKTEFDSFLKFGLEYFKHFSESQVSSNPTCLAKILGIYQVKEIRNGKEARTSFMIMENLLFGRNILRRYDLKGALFSRYVADSTNPESVLLDQNFIEDMRTMPIYIKGKTKNFMERALWNDTSFLCNMNVMDYSLFVGVDKQKKELVFGIIDYLRQYTWDKQLESWVKTSLVVPKNLSPTVISPKEYKLRFRAFMSQYFKSVPDG